GGTTCTTCTCCTTCTGGAAGATTGGAATTATCTACTCCATACAAGTGAATATCACTTTTGAATAAACCCAGTATCTTATAAGGTGTCCCTTTGACAAAGAAATCAATTTTGTATGGTTGACTTTTATTTTCCTTGAAATATTTCATTTCATATTCATCATATGCTATTTCATTTGGATATACAAAAGGACCTACCCATTTACCATCATGCTTAAAATGAATTTTGCTAGGTGGTGCATTGGAGTAAGAAGCCGAAAAATCTTCCAAACCTTTTGGTGCTAGAAAACCAGCAAAAATAACTCCAAAATATAAAATACCTAAAATCCAAAAACTTATAACAGCTAATCTATGTTTGATAAGCTTTCGATACATTAACTGCCATTGGGATGCTAAATAATATTTTTCTTGTTTACGAATTTGTTTTTCTTTCTTCTTTTTTTGACGTCTTTCCTTATCAAATAAATTCTGAAGGAAAGAAACATTAATCTTTTGTTTTTCCATTATTTACTTTCCTCCATATGTTTTATTCTAGGATCCAATACTGCTAACAGTATGTCCGATAATAATGTTCCCAAAACTACTAATGTAGCAGATATTAATAAAATACCACCTGATAAATATACATCTTGAGATTGAAGCGCTTTCAAAAGTATTGGTCCTTGAGTTGGAAGCATTAACACAATTGCAGTAATAGTTGAACCAGTAAAAATGTTTGAAATCATAGGTCCTAATCCAGCTACTATTGGATTAAGTACAGATCTCATGGCATATTTATACGTAATCGTACTTTCACTTACTCCTTTTGCTCTAGTACATAGTACATATGGTTTTTCTTGTTCATCTAACATTTGTGCACGAACAATACGAATCAAACTACAAGTTCCACCTGTTCCAATAACAATAATTGGTATAATTAAATGTGATAAAAAATCTACAAATGATGCCCACGAGGTTATACCACCCTCTGGAAATAATCCCATAAGTGGTTTTCCGAACCACTTGTACGAAGCAAACATTAAAACAATTGCAAATAAAAAATTCGGTATTGCCATTCCTAAGAATCCAATAAATGTAAAAATATAATCTCCAATTGAATATTGGTGTTTAGCAGCATATATGGCTATAGGAATAGAAACTAAATAAGTAAATAACATTGTTACAAAAGATAATAATAATGTATTACCTAAAACTTCTCCAATCTTAGATAGAACCTCTTGGTTATAATAAAAAGATATTCCCCAATCACCTTTAAATATCCCTGTAAGCCAACTAAAGTATTGTTCTAAAATTGGTTTATCAACACCATACATTTCTTTCAATAATTCTACCTCATCTTGAGTTACCGTTTCCCCTTCAGCAATCATATTAGTAACTATAGTATCAACATAATCACCAGGCGGAAGCTGTATAACCACAAAAACAGCAAATGTAATAATAAAAATCGTTATACAAGCCATAAATATTCTTTTAAGAATAAATTTTGTCATCTTAATCACCTTTATTATAATATTTTTAAGAATTTCAATGAATATAGTAGATTAGAAAAGCCAAAATATATGTGTAACATTAAATAATCGGCACCAAAAAATTATTTAAGTTATTAAACTTATTAAATTGAGGTGAACTAATTTCAACTTAGTTAACAAACTAATACGATACACATTTATTAAATTTTTATTGTATTCTTATTTAAAACAATATGTAGAATTTACTTAAAATAAATTCTACATATTAATAATTAAGTTAAATACTTTAGAACTCACTATTTAAAACATATAAAATCTACTTAACTATATACGCTTGTTCAAATCTAGCAAGATTTTCAAATCTAAATTCATCTGCAAGCACTAAACCATCTGGGTAATTTTTCAAATCATTGCCAATAAGAAATCTAGCAGGAGCAGGTGATAAAAATCCAATACCCCAAATATTTTCTTTATGTAAGTCATATATTTTTTGTGCAGTTTCAGAAACTACTTTATTTCTATCAGTGCCAGTAGCAGTTATAATGTTTTCATAAGCTTTAACTAACTCTAACATATCTCCCGTAGGTTCAATTCCTCCGTTAACTTCTGATTTGTTATCCTCATACCATTTACCATAAGCTCCATACCAAGCCTCATAATTTCTCATTGGAACCATTGAATCAGGACGCAAAACAGGTGTAGCACCATAAGGTAATCGAATGGATGTGTCATGATCATTAGCTAAATCCATTTTTGAAATATCTGCTTCTATCTTGCTACTAACTTTTACACCGATTTTCTTATAAGCTGATTGCAATAATGATAAAAACTCTGCATTTTCTTTCATTTTATCTTCACTAATATAGAAAAGTAATTCTACCTCTTTATCAGTTCCCTTCATTTTACGATAAGTTCCTTGTTTTCCAACCCATGGTTCTGTTATATCATCAAGTATTTTATTTGCTTTTTCCACATCATATTCTGTCCATTTTTTAGACCATTCTTCATCGTAGCCAAGCATACCTTTTGCAGGTGACAATTGCCAAGGTTCTAGTTGATTATTTGCCAAGGTTGAATTCAACAAGTTTCTATCCACTGCTATAGATAACGCTTGTCTAAAACGTTTATCTTGATATAATTTTCTTTTATCTAAATCTTTATGAGTTGGATTTAAACAAAAACCAAATTGAGCCCATGTTACATCACTCCATTTAGATACTCTATGGGTATCTTTTGTAGAACTTGCTATTGTTGAATATTGTTCTGGTTTCATTAGTAGAAAGTTAAATTCTCCAGCTACCGCTTTTAGAGTTACTTGATCAAGCTCATTGATGATCTGAATTTTAATACTATCCACATATGGTAATTGTCTACCTTCGCTATCTGTTTTCCAAAAATATGGATTTCTAACTAATTCATATGTTTCGCCAACTTTGTCCCAATTGTTCTTTGTGGCAATAAAACTTCTTAATTGAGGTATTTGATAATAATCCCAATTATAGTATCCTACACCTTTTCCCATAGTCGTATATGAATCCCATTGCTTTTCAAGTGTTTTATTCGCATTAGCAAGAGCTTCTTCTTCTGTTATGAGAGGAAAAGTTTCATCATCTGTTACACCATCTTTACGGGCAACAAAATCTTTATAGACATGTTTAGGAGCAAACATCCATTTATTATCTACTGCTACAGCTTCTGGAAAATTTGGCTTTGGTGCTGCAAAAGTAATTGTTAATTCATAATCATCCACTTTTTCAAATTCAGCCCAATAGTTTTTTTCATCTTTTATTACATAGTAACAACGATAAGGTTTTGATGTAAACGCATTATAATAATTTTCATCACCAACATTAACAGGTGTTCTATCAGCATTTAATGCAGGTGTTGACATATGATTATAATAGAAAAGAACATCATCAGCTGTAAAAGGTTCCCCATCAGACCATTTCATACCTTCCCTAAGTTCAATTGTCCATACGGTACTATCTTCATTAGCATGAAAATCTTTACATACATTTGGTTCTACTTCACCAGAACCATCCTGTTTAAACCGGAACATACTCTGCTCAGTGTAAGGTCCCCATGTCCAATGAGCATGATCATGAGTTGTAGTAACAATATTTCCACCATATATACCTAGTTCTTCAATATCTGACTCCACCATGACATCTTCGGTAATAGGTAAACGATATTCAAGACTAGGAAGTTCTCCAGCTTTTACTTTTTCAGCTAACATTGGTGCCTCTTTTTGTAATTCTGTAGTATCACTATTTGAAATATTAGTATCAACATCGTTTTCTTCATCAGAAGTTGTCTCTTTCGGTGTGGAACTACACCCAATCATACTAATAGTCATGATACATACCAACATAAACGTACATATTTTCTTAAACATAATGATAAACCCTCCTCCGTCTACTGTTTAATAATTCAACACTTTCAAACAATAATAATTTAATTCATTAAAAAATAAGTCTACAATTTTGATATAATTAATGCATATAATATGTGCATATTCAATATATTTTTTAGTACTATTTAGGCTAATATTTTTAAATATTTTTTTATTTTTTATGCATTTATTATATATAAATCATTAATTTTTGTACTTATATTATATATATTAACCAATATTGAAATAATAGTAAATATGCTTATGTCCTAGTTCTATGTATTAATGTCTTAACCATATATTTCAAAAAAAAATTGGTAATCCCTAGCTAAATACATCTAATTTAATCAAATTAATGCAACTAATCATTAGTCTATATTTTAATTCCTAACTCTTTTTTATTTATCTCTTCTAATTTATTCTTTATCAATTCTGGTATCTCAACATATAGTTCTTCCCAAGTTACATACATATCGTCTGTGATGTTCTTCATTTGGAATTCCATACTTGGTTTAAATCTATAACCTCTCAAACATCTTTCAACCATTTTATTAATTTTTTCATTGGTCTCATATCTACCTCTGCCAATTTCAGTAACTATTAATCCATCGATTCCTGCTTTCTCATCATTTACTTCATACATGTTCGGTATCATATAAAAATACTCCGCTTTGGGCATAAACGCATGTTTACCTGGTTGACAATATAATCTAACATGTGTTTTATCCTCAATATTACTTCTATCTTTCATTAAAGCTTTAATGTATTTACCGTGAAAACTAGCCTCACAATCTACAATATTACCTTTATTATCAATGTGTACCCAAATATGTTCCAAGTCAAATAAATGTTGAATATCAAAATCCCAATATATGGCATATTCAATAACAAAGTCGGTATCCTTAATTTCTATATACCTATCAAAAGATGGAGAGATCCCCGATTCATATAATATTGTATATCCAACTCTCAGTGGAATGAATGGCTCCTTTTTGTCATAATAGATATGTGGTGCATAATTTTTAACAATTTCTATATCCAATTTTATTCCTCCTTAAATTTCTAATTAAATACAAGGTCTACTAGATGAAATCATTTAATTAGTAATCTCTCTAACCTCGATTGCCCCTGTATATTGACATAAATCTTGAACAATCTTTGATCCTTTTATATATCTTGGAACCTCTACCGTATACACTGTTGTTTTATATTTTGTTTTTATGGATTCATCCTCTTGGATATCCATATATTTAATATTTCTTACCTTGACATTTTTTCTTTTAAAATATTTTTGTGCCTTTTCTCGAAAATTATCTTCTGTGTTATATGAAATTTCAAAATCAATATTTTGAAATTGGTCAATGAATTTCTTCTCCACACGCTTTAAGATAATGAGGGCAATTAATACTGCTATCAAAGAAGCAAGACTTATAAAATACATACCTAACCCAATAGCTAATCCAATACAAGATACGACCCAAACGGATGCAGCTGTCGTTAGTCCCTTAACCAATCCCTTTTCACGGATAATTGTTCCTGCTCCAAGAAAGCCTATTCCCGTTATTACTTGTGCACCCATCCTTCCAATATCCGCTTTTAATGATGATGCTAGAATAGGATTCTCCATAATCATTTTTTTTGTATTTTCAATCATTTCAATTTGAATAAGGGAAATTACAGTTGCACCTACAGAAACTAATATATGAGTACGAAATCCAGCAGGTCTATTCTTGAATTCTCGTTCATAACCAATCAACCCTCCCACAATAATCGCAAGTAACAATCTGACTCCTACTTCATATGGCTCCATTTATCTCACCCCCTCCCCGATAATGCAGTTAGCAAAACGCATACTCATATAATAGGATTATAATGGTCGTTGATAAATTGTTTCAATTCATTTATCTCTCTATCTTTTTGCTCTATAATTTGATTAAGAAGTCTGATCTGGTTGTCTTTGTTTTCATTAGTTGATGAATTATCATTTTTTAGATTTCTCTTGTATTGGCTAGGTGATATACCTATCGTTTTCTTAAACATCTTCGAAAACTGAAACTGGTCTTTATATCCTACAGAACGTGCTATGCCGGATATGGATAACATACTGTTTTTCATGATTTCACATGCTTTTTTCATCCTATAGTTAATAACATATTTCTGCGGAGACATATTCAGATTGTTTTTAAATACATGATGCAGATATTTTCTATCGATATTTACATATCTTGATATCTCTGCTATTGATATTTCCTTAGAAAAATTCATTTTGATGAATTCCAATGCTTTTCTTACATAATAGAATTCGCTATCTATTAGTTTTTCTTTTACAGCCTCCTTATCTGCTATATCTCTCAGATATGCGATTATATTGTATAAGACAGCCATCATTTTACAGTATCTATTATGACCTAATCCAAACTTGGCAAACTCTATCATATTATTAAAACATTCTTCCAAAAAGTCATCATCATTTTTATCTGTATACGTTGGACTGTTCACGGATAAATTAGCTCGATATAAATATTCTGTTGCAATATTACCTGAAAATCCTACCCAAGAATATTTCCAAGGCTCATCATTATCCGCAACAAAGTATGTTACCGTATTAGGAGAAACTAAAAAACCTTGCCCTTCATGAAGATCATAACTAACATTATTCACTTGAAGAATTCCTTTACCTTCATGGATGTAATAAATCAAGAAATGATCTACAACTTTTGAACCCCAAGATTGATTGGGACTGCACTCTTCTGAACCACAGTAATAGATATGTAAATTTATATTTGTTGTGGATCTATTAGATATTTGAATTATATTGTTTTCAAACATAAGTCTTCCTCCAAAATTCATATATAGATTTGCTGTTTTAATAGAACAAAAGAGGCTATGCCTCGTTCCGCATCAGCGGATTTGTCGTTAGGAAAGTTTCCTTAGCGCATATGAAAACGCTCCTATTTCATATGCTTAAAAGTAGGACTTTCCTATAAGATAATAAAATGATTGCATGTCATAATTCAGCAATCAAAACATTCAATCAATATGTGTTTAGTCATAACTATATTATATATTTTATTTTTTGAATGTACATGTGATTACATCTTGATATTATGTGTTTATGTCTTATAATATTATTTAGTCATATTTAATATAAACTCATCTATTACACAACATCATTCTAAAATAATATACAATACCTATGGTTTTTATTGCTTAGTATTATATATTTTATTGTATAGATTGGATCTTAATAAGTTTAAATTATTCTTAGTTTTATTTTTTATGATATATGTACCCAAACAATTTATGCATTTATGTCTTACTAAACACCTTACTTTTTTCAATTAACCTCCAAAAATAGTATGTTAATATTTTAATATAAATTTCTTTTACTCTATAATTTCTTAATAAATAAAAAAGTATGCCTCTATAATAGCGACATACTTTTATTGATTTTCATTTATTATGATAATATTTATCCCATTCTTTTTTTGATTCAAAGAACTCTAGGGCATCATTATTCCATGGTTGATATAAAGTATATTCATTAATATCATATGAAGAATATATTTTTTTATATGCTGATCCATTTGGAATATGATGTTTATATTTTCTTACTGCTTTTGATACTTTTCTATTAATCCATCCATTACATCTAGAACCATTCTTAGATTGTAATGCTGGTGTTTTCTTATAAGATCTGCTCATCTATATCACCTCCCGTTAGTAGAACGGGATTAAAATATAGGTTCCTCCTTTTGTTGATTTCACTTTCATATCGTATCTCCTAATCTTTCTCATCGTTTGTAACAGTCAACAATAAGTATTAATTATAGCATAAACAATCATTTATAATATTAAAAATGTCTTACATATCTTATACATGGATAACTTTTTTCTATCTTGATTCTAATATCCTAATTCATCAAGAATCTTCTGCTTTTTATCTACGTATTCTTTAACATATCCTTCAGCTTCCATTTCTGGACGTCCTGCACAATAATCCACAACTACTATTTGTGCCTGACCTTCGTCATAATTATCTTCTATATCTTGGGATGGCAGTAATTTATAATAAAAAATATCTGAATGTCCCATACCAACTTCGGTTCTGCTTTCAAACAATATGTCTTCTTCAGTTGCCTCATCTGAGAACTCGAATATATCAATACCATGCTTTGGTTCATTAGATAATAATACTTTCTCATTTCCCTTATCATCTATTGATACTATTTCATTCCCCCCATTTCCAATCATAGTATGAATCCTTACACCCGGTTCATGAGTCAATATAATATATTCATTGCTACTATCATTATGAATAATGTCCAATGCGGGTCGATCCGTAATTTGCATCAGTCTATCATCTCTCAACACATAATACCCTGCTTCTCCATAGAATTCACAGTCTTTTACATATTTTATACTTCTTCCTTCATAGGGCTCGTTGGGTATATCTTGTGACACACTATAGGAATCGATTATATCAGCATCATCTGCCCTGATACACATAATTTTTGTCATTGATTCATTAATTGTTTCCGTTATCAAACACTTACCCTCAAAAGATAGAATACTTGTATCAACCTCAAGAGAATGAAACCTTATCTCCTGATTATCAATATAATAATATCCATCCTTCCCTTCTACCACCATTACATTTTGTGATATAAAGTAATTGCCATTCTCAAAAGGATAAAAAGCAAATTCATTCTCTCTTAGATTAGATATAGTCTCTGAGACCTCACCCTCCCTAACAGCAAGTAATTTTGATTGCTTTTCTTCTCTATCTATCTCAAAAATGTAATCCACTTCATCTATTGACATACCATATTCATAATCCCATGAAAAATACTCATTAGCATCTCTTGTCAATACTAGAGTCTCATCTAAAGTATTTTTATCAATTCTATAAAGATAAACCTTATCTTCATCAAAACCCTTTGCATAAAAATAATCCACATTATTATCAGTACTTATAGTGTCTTTAATATTTCCTATTTCAGAGCTAAGGGTATCTACATCCAAAATCCTTTTATGAATCTTATCATCCTCTTCAATGACATATGTAGGAGATATAACACCTTCAGACCCTCTAATCAATTCCTCAACAGAAAAATATCCTTTTTCAATAAAGAAACGTGCCATATTATAAGTCCAATTATCATTACGATAATATGTCAATGTCAAAAATCTAGTAGTCAATGTGACAGCTGTATATCTAGTGAAAGTAATATTCTCACTGAATGATTTCGCTTCTTCTTCAGTTGCAATACTCTCAGTCCATTGGTCGTCATCAGCTTGTACACGTCTTAGAAAAAGTGCATATTGTTCAAAAGTGATATCCATTGAACTACCGTATTTCGTTCCACTGATTCCTTTGGTCAATCCACTCTCATATAACCAACCTACGTATGGGTCAGCCCACTCGGGTACATCATCAAATGGATGGGACCACTCTCCAGCAAGTGCTTGTTCTTCTTCTGACAGTAGCCTTACTAACATAACTGCCGCTTCAACTCTTTTTAATCCTCTGTCCAATTCAAATCCATTGGAAGTGCCTTTGAACAATCCTAGAGTTTTTAGCATTTCTGCCTGTTTCTCACCATCATCGATTATTCCTTCTGTATGAACTCCCTTTATGGTTTCTTCACCAACTTCTGTAGTTTCGGCAAATATTTGATTACTGGACAATAATACTAAAATAATTATCGTTGATAAAATTCTTTTCATAATTCTCTCCCCATTCTTTTCAACTATATTATATACTTATCTTCCAAACTATTCCATATTGTTTATAGACATAAATAAAAACTTCTCCCATAAAAAGGAGAAGTTTTTAGTTTGGTACAAGCATATATTTTTTAGTTAAGACCACTTGATCTTAGTCTTCACAGTTTTTATATAATCAATATATTTCTCATCAGGTTTCTTATTGGTGAACAGATAATCGAAATCACCTATATCTCCAAATGAAAATGGATATATCTGATTGAATTTGGTATCATCCACCATAGCGAAATTCAATCTGCTCCTACTGATGATTTTTCGCTTGATATCACATTCAGGCAATGTTCTATTGGATAATCCATTTTCTAGAGAAACACCACTTGCAGTAATGAATGATTTATCAAAATAGAAATCATCGATGAATCTCATTGCAGCATCACCAGTTGCTGATATAGTTTTTCTGTTTACACTACCCGGTATCATTATTAGGTTAACATCCAAATCTGTATCAATAACTTTTATAGCGAACAAAAGATTGTTAGTGACTATAGTCAAATCTTTTTTTGATTCCATAATTTCAGCCAGATGCATATGAGTTGTACCTGAATCAACAAATATGGTATCCCTATCTTTTATATAAGGTTCCGCTAAATCTGAAATTAAGATCTTTTTATCTGAAAGATGGTCAATCCTTGCTTTTATATTAATCAGATTATCATTAATATTCGCTGTTACATATCCGTATTCTTTTTGTATCTTGTCATCGGACAATAATTGATTGATATATCTTCTTACTGTACTCTCAGAAAGTTTGAAGACCTCCATCAATTCTTGAACTTTTACTTCTTTGTTCTTAAAAATATATTCTTCTACTTCAGTAATTTTTTTCGCCAAACACTCACACCCTGACCTTTAGAGATTCCTCAAAACATATTGGTATTATATCACCAAATGTTTTAACAATCAAGCATGTAACAATCTCTTTAGTTAGTCAGTTTATCAGCTAGTTTTATGGCATTTACCATACTTATGGAATTGGCTATTCCTTTGCCTGCTATATCGAATGCTGTTCCATGGTCCACAGAAGTTCGCAATACCGATAGTCCTGCAGAAGTATTCACACCTGATTCGAATGCATACATTTTGAAAGGAATATGTCCTTGGTCATGATACATTGCTACAACGATGTCAAATTCACCTTTGATGCCTCTGTAGAATACTGTATCAGGTGGAATAGGTCCTACAACGTTGAGATGTTTCATTTCCTCAATTGCAGGAGTTATTATTTTTTCTTCTTGATTTCCGAACAAACCATTTTCACTTGAATGAGGGTTGATTCCTGCAACAGCTATTCTAGGTTCTCTCTTCAATATTTTTTTCATATTATCATGTGCAAGTTCTATAACTTTCTTGACACGATCTTTTGACAATGTTTTAATTGCATCTTCAAGAGATACGTGCGTAGACACATGAATGATAGATAGCTTTTCATCATATAGATGCATAGCATAATCTTTAGTTCCGCATTGTGTAGCGAATATTTCTGTGTGACCAGGAAAATTGTGACCAGCCATGTGCAAAGCTTCTTTATTGATTGGTGCAGTTGTTACAGCCCTAGCTTTTTCATCCTTAACATGTTGTATAGCCGAGATTATATACTCATAAGCTGCATGTCCACACATACTACTTAACTGGCCTATATTATATTTTTCCATTTCAATATTATCAAAATCCAATACATTAAGTATCTCACTTGAATAATTTGCTTCTTCTATTGTATCTATCTTATTTAATTCATATCCAGTAATACCAATTCTATCTTTTATCATTGATAGTACTTTCATATCACCGAATACAACAACTGGTATTTTATTTACATCTTTATCCTTGAAACAGCTTAATATGATTTCTGGCCCTATACCAGCAGGGTCTCCCATTGTCAAAATGATTGGTTTAACTTTCATTACTCTCACCTCAAATAATCTAATATATCACTAAATGTTTCTTTGTTACCGAAAGCTCCCGCCTTAGTTACTACATGTATATCGCAGTACTTTTCATGTACGAATCTTCCCATAGGTATCGCTGGAAGAACTTCGTCAATTATCTTCATGCCTTCGATATTGAGATAATTGGCTATTTTAATTAATGTATCACCACCTGTAATGAATAACCCCGATAAATCATTGCTTGCTTCATTTAATATTTCACCTGTAATCTCACCTAATCCTTTTGCGATGAAATCACTGGTTTCGTACTTATTAAGACCTTTTTCTTCTGCATATTCACATGCTGTTTGTATGTCTTTCTTATCTTTTGCAGTACGTATGACGATATCTTTCTTATCATTTATCAACTGTAGAATATTCTGTAGAATTTTCTCTTTTCTATCATCTTCAAAAAAATCTTGTATAGAAATATCAATTATATCAAAATCATGACTTGTGTAAGCATAAATGATTTGTTCTCTTGTAACATCACTAACACTTCCTATTATCGATAATATTGATTTACGTATCTTCAATTGAAAAGCATCCGTAATATATTCAGCAAGTCCTGCTGTCCCTACAATAATAAACTGTGAGTCGAGCTTGGATATCATTTCAGAAAGCATTTTCAGATCAATGTCAGACTCTGCATCAAAAACTACAATTTCAGTTCCTTCATTTCTTAGTTCTATAAGTTTTTCTAAGAGTTTTTCTTCTGTATAATCGTAGTCCTTAGTAATGACTTCAACTTTCCTCTGACATTGATTAGCAATTATATCTGGAATATATGATTGATTCACAGGTGTTTTCGGGTCTTTGGCTATTTCTGTTTCCTGTAAAAACTTACCATTAACTTTTACATGACCCTCTATGGTTTTTCTACCATTAGAAGGTAATGCAGGGATTACAACAGCAAAATCGTATCCCATACCCTGCATGCATCCATCAATCTCAGACCCAATATTACCTCTGAATGTGGAATCTAATTTCTTATACACCAATACATTATCTAATTGTTTTATTTTCTTAGATATTTTATATACTTTTTCATATGCGGTAACCTTATCATCAAATCTACTTTCTGTATCAAATACTACTACATCATTATCTGTTATATTACTCATCAATTCATTGATATTAGTTGTAACAACAGTTTGCAATCCTTTCTTAGCAAATTGGACTCCTGTATCATTTGAACCAGTAAAATCGTCTGCAATTATAGCCAACTTCATGTTTATTCCTCCTTAATACCAAGAAAGAACCAAACTCATCAATACAGGTTCTTTCTTAGTAACATCTTCTACTTGTCCTTTTTCTTCATTCTTTTTCTAATAAACGAAGTAAAGAC
The sequence above is a segment of the Vallitalea longa genome. Coding sequences within it:
- a CDS encoding AraC family transcriptional regulator, with the protein product MFENNIIQISNRSTTNINLHIYYCGSEECSPNQSWGSKVVDHFLIYYIHEGKGILQVNNVSYDLHEGQGFLVSPNTVTYFVADNDEPWKYSWVGFSGNIATEYLYRANLSVNSPTYTDKNDDDFLEECFNNMIEFAKFGLGHNRYCKMMAVLYNIIAYLRDIADKEAVKEKLIDSEFYYVRKALEFIKMNFSKEISIAEISRYVNIDRKYLHHVFKNNLNMSPQKYVINYRMKKACEIMKNSMLSISGIARSVGYKDQFQFSKMFKKTIGISPSQYKRNLKNDNSSTNENKDNQIRLLNQIIEQKDREINELKQFINDHYNPII
- a CDS encoding MgtC/SapB family protein is translated as MEPYEVGVRLLLAIIVGGLIGYEREFKNRPAGFRTHILVSVGATVISLIQIEMIENTKKMIMENPILASSLKADIGRMGAQVITGIGFLGAGTIIREKGLVKGLTTAASVWVVSCIGLAIGLGMYFISLASLIAVLIALIILKRVEKKFIDQFQNIDFEISYNTEDNFREKAQKYFKRKNVKVRNIKYMDIQEDESIKTKYKTTVYTVEVPRYIKGSKIVQDLCQYTGAIEVREITN
- a CDS encoding S-layer homology domain-containing protein, which translates into the protein MKRILSTIIILVLLSSNQIFAETTEVGEETIKGVHTEGIIDDGEKQAEMLKTLGLFKGTSNGFELDRGLKRVEAAVMLVRLLSEEEQALAGEWSHPFDDVPEWADPYVGWLYESGLTKGISGTKYGSSMDITFEQYALFLRRVQADDDQWTESIATEEEAKSFSENITFTRYTAVTLTTRFLTLTYYRNDNWTYNMARFFIEKGYFSVEELIRGSEGVISPTYVIEEDDKIHKRILDVDTLSSEIGNIKDTISTDNNVDYFYAKGFDEDKVYLYRIDKNTLDETLVLTRDANEYFSWDYEYGMSIDEVDYIFEIDREEKQSKLLAVREGEVSETISNLRENEFAFYPFENGNYFISQNVMVVEGKDGYYYIDNQEIRFHSLEVDTSILSFEGKCLITETINESMTKIMCIRADDADIIDSYSVSQDIPNEPYEGRSIKYVKDCEFYGEAGYYVLRDDRLMQITDRPALDIIHNDSSNEYIILTHEPGVRIHTMIGNGGNEIVSIDDKGNEKVLLSNEPKHGIDIFEFSDEATEEDILFESRTEVGMGHSDIFYYKLLPSQDIEDNYDEGQAQIVVVDYCAGRPEMEAEGYVKEYVDKKQKILDELGY
- a CDS encoding ABC transporter substrate-binding protein; its protein translation is MFKKICTFMLVCIMTISMIGCSSTPKETTSDEENDVDTNISNSDTTELQKEAPMLAEKVKAGELPSLEYRLPITEDVMVESDIEELGIYGGNIVTTTHDHAHWTWGPYTEQSMFRFKQDGSGEVEPNVCKDFHANEDSTVWTIELREGMKWSDGEPFTADDVLFYYNHMSTPALNADRTPVNVGDENYYNAFTSKPYRCYYVIKDEKNYWAEFEKVDDYELTITFAAPKPNFPEAVAVDNKWMFAPKHVYKDFVARKDGVTDDETFPLITEEEALANANKTLEKQWDSYTTMGKGVGYYNWDYYQIPQLRSFIATKNNWDKVGETYELVRNPYFWKTDSEGRQLPYVDSIKIQIINELDQVTLKAVAGEFNFLLMKPEQYSTIASSTKDTHRVSKWSDVTWAQFGFCLNPTHKDLDKRKLYQDKRFRQALSIAVDRNLLNSTLANNQLEPWQLSPAKGMLGYDEEWSKKWTEYDVEKANKILDDITEPWVGKQGTYRKMKGTDKEVELLFYISEDKMKENAEFLSLLQSAYKKIGVKVSSKIEADISKMDLANDHDTSIRLPYGATPVLRPDSMVPMRNYEAWYGAYGKWYEDNKSEVNGGIEPTGDMLELVKAYENIITATGTDRNKVVSETAQKIYDLHKENIWGIGFLSPAPARFLIGNDLKNYPDGLVLADEFRFENLARFEQAYIVK
- a CDS encoding DeoR/GlpR family DNA-binding transcription regulator, with product MAKKITEVEEYIFKNKEVKVQELMEVFKLSESTVRRYINQLLSDDKIQKEYGYVTANINDNLINIKARIDHLSDKKILISDLAEPYIKDRDTIFVDSGTTHMHLAEIMESKKDLTIVTNNLLFAIKVIDTDLDVNLIMIPGSVNRKTISATGDAAMRFIDDFYFDKSFITASGVSLENGLSNRTLPECDIKRKIISRSRLNFAMVDDTKFNQIYPFSFGDIGDFDYLFTNKKPDEKYIDYIKTVKTKIKWS
- a CDS encoding ABC transporter permease yields the protein MTKFILKRIFMACITIFIITFAVFVVIQLPPGDYVDTIVTNMIAEGETVTQDEVELLKEMYGVDKPILEQYFSWLTGIFKGDWGISFYYNQEVLSKIGEVLGNTLLLSFVTMLFTYLVSIPIAIYAAKHQYSIGDYIFTFIGFLGMAIPNFLFAIVLMFASYKWFGKPLMGLFPEGGITSWASFVDFLSHLIIPIIVIGTGGTCSLIRIVRAQMLDEQEKPYVLCTRAKGVSESTITYKYAMRSVLNPIVAGLGPMISNIFTGSTITAIVLMLPTQGPILLKALQSQDVYLSGGILLISATLVVLGTLLSDILLAVLDPRIKHMEESK